Sequence from the Aromatoleum petrolei genome:
AGGCCGTGCGCCTCGAGCTGGCGGTAGGCGGCGAGAACGGTGTTGATGCTCAGCCCGCGGCTCTTCGCCGCCTCGCGCACCGAGGGCAGGCGCTCTCCGCTGGCGAGGCGTCCGTCCGTCATCGCGTGACGCAGCTCCAGGGCGAGCGACTGATAGAGCGGCTGGCTGTCGTCGAGCATGTCGGGACTCCGGGTGCGATGGGTGCAGTCTGTGCCCGGAATGATGGGCACAGCTGTTTATGTTGTTATCTGTAACCAGTATAAGCGACGGTTTCTGGATCTGTAACCTTCGACCGCGAACCCCTATCCTTGATGACGTGAATTCAGCCCGGAGGAGGTGCCATGTTCGATCTGCCCCTGATGACCTACGTGGTCACGATGTCCGTCACCCCCGGGCCGAACAACCTCATGCTCGCGGCGAGCGGCGTTAATTTCGGCTTCCGCCGCACGCTGCCGCACATGCTCGGCGTCAGCATCGGGCACGGCGTGCAGGTCGTGCTGGTCGCGAGCCTGCTGGCGTGGATCATGGCGTGGCTCGAAGCGCTGCGCGTGCCGCTCGTGATCGCCGGCTGTGCCTACCTGCTGTGGCTCGCGTGGCGCCAGGCGCGCGCGGGCGAGCCGGCCTCGCGCGGCCAAGCCCGTCCGCTAGGCTTCATCGGCGCCGCGCTGTTCCAGTGGGTCAATCCCAAGGCATGGATGATGGTGCTCAACGTCGCGATCCTGTTCCTGCCGCGCGACGGCGGCTGGCAGGGGGCGGCGGAGCTCGCGTGGTGGTGCGCCGCCGTGAACCTGCCCTGCATCGCGCTGTGGGCGTTCGCGGGGGACCGCATGGGGGTGATCCTGAAGAGCCCCCTTGCGCTGCGCGCTTTCAACTGGACGATGGCCGCGCTGCTCGGTGCGACCGCGGCGTGGATCCTGATCGACGAACTGCTGTCGAAGTGACGTCAAGGATTCCGGTTGTGCGCGTGCGCATTGGCGGCGGCAGGCCGGACGTCTACAATGCGTCGCCTTGTACCGGGAGAGAACAGATGGCGATGTACGAATCGGAACACACCAAGTTCATGCGCGAGTGGCTTGAGAAGCACCCCAAGGAGCTCGAGGAGCAGAAGCAGGGCCGTGCGCTGTGGTGGGACAAGCCCCAGGACGTCGCGACCCAGAAGCGCTTCGACGAGTCGCGCGTGCCGGTGAAGGCCTACTACTACGACACGCATTACTGATCCGGCACGGCTGACGCGTCCGCCGCGCGGGTCTTCGCCCGTGCCGCGTGCGTCTTGTCTTGTGGGAATCCCCCCGTTTCACCGCCCGCGTGTCACTGCCTGACTCACTGGTCCTGATCGACGTCGAAACCACCGGCGCAAATCCGCTGCGCGACCGCGTGACGGAGATCGCCGTGCTACGCGTCGAGCGTGGCGAGGTGGTCGAACGCTGGGAAACGCTGGTCAATCCCGAATGCCCGATTCCGCCGCTGATCCAGCGGCTGGTCGGCATCACCGACGCGATGGTGGCCGATGCGCCCACCTTCGCGACCATCGCAGACCAGGTGCGCGCCCGACTCGGTGGCGCTGTGTTCGTCGCGCACAACGCGCGCTTCGACTACGGCTTCATCCGCAGCGAGTTTTCGCGCATCGACCAGAGCTTCGATGCGCCGGTGCTATGCACCGTGAAGCTGTCGCGCGCTCTGTACCCGGAGCACCACCGCCACGGCCTCGACGCGTTGATCGAGCGTCACGGCTTCACCTGCGGCGCCCGCCACCGTGCCATGGGCGACACCGAGGTGCTGTGGCAGTTCGCGCGCCTGGTCACGGCTTCGTTCGCACCCGAGGTGCTGGCGCGTGCCGTCGAGCGCGCGATGAAACGTCCCGCGCGCGCCGTCGAACTGCCCGAGGGCGTGCTCGAAGGTCTGCCGGAGTCGCCCGGCCTGTATTACCTCTACGGCGACAACGACCAGCTGCTCTACCTCGGTCGCAGCGCCTGCCTGCGCGCGCGCGTGATGGAGCACTTCGCTCCCGGAGTGAAAGGCAAGGACGCGGAGCTCGCGCAGCGCGTGCGCCGTGTCGACTGGGAGGAGAGCGCCGGCGAACTCACCGCAACCCTGCAGGAGGCGGCGCTCCTGCGTCGCCGCTGCCCACAGTACAACCGCGCCGCCGGCAGTGCAGAGGTGTTCGGCCTGCAATACGTGTCGGGGCGCCGTCGCCCGCCCATCCTGCAGCGCGTGCCGCTCACCGGCAGCGATCCTGCGGCATGGAGCGACGTGCATGGCACTTTTCGCACGAAGCAGGAAGCCGACAACTTGTTGCGCGAGCTCGCGCAGGCGTATCAGTTGTGCCTCAAGCGTCTGGGGCTGGAGGGCGGCAAGGAGGGGGCGTGCGCTGCACATGCCGCGAAACGCTGCGCCGGCGTGTGCGCCGGCAAGGAAAGCATTGCGGCGCATGACGAACGCCTGCTCGGGGCGCTCGGTGCGGTGAAGCTGCGCCCCTGGTCGTGGACCGGGCCGGTGGTCGTTGCGGAACGCTGCCCGCACAGCGGCAGCGAGGCTTGGCACGTGTTCGACCGCTGGTGCCTGCTGGGTTCTGCGGACAGCCTGTCGGCGCTGGAAGCGTTAGGCGCGGAACTGCCGCCGCGCCGCTTCGATCTGGACATCTACCGCATCCTGGTGCGCTGGCTTGCCGCGGACGGCAACCGCGAGCGCGTGGAACCGTTCTCCGCCTGAGGCGAAGAATCGTCCGTCACGCCGCGATGCGCTCGAGCTGCAGGCGGTTGGTGAGGGTGATCGCGCGGCGACCGCGCGGGATGATGAAGCCGTCGCGCCGCAGCCGGTTGAGCACGCGCGAGAAGGTTTCCGGCGTCAGGTTGAGTTGTGACGCGATCGTTTGCTTGTCGCATGGAAGATGCACCTCGCCGTCATCGCTGCCGGCATGCTGCACGAGGTAGTGCGCGACGCGCTGGGTGCTGCTGCGCTGCGTGCATTGCTCCATCCCGTCGACCAGTTCGCGCATGCGCTCAGACAGTCGCGCCATCAGGGCCATCGCGAAGGCCGGCTGCGCCGACATCGCCGCCTGCAGCGCCCCGCGCTGGATGTGCAGCACCGTGCCGTTGCGCGTGGCCTGCGCCGCGAGGCTCGTACAGCTGTCGCTGAAGATGTTTTCCTCGCAAAAGGTATCGCCCGGGCCGGCAAGGCGCACGACTTTTTCCGCCCCTGCGCTGGAGATCAGGAACAACTTGATCTCGCCTTCGAGCACGAGGTACATGCCGCCCGGTTCGGCGCCGCGATGCATCAGGATCTCCCCGCGCGATGCGCGCAGCGAGCGTACCCCGTGCGCGAGTCGCCCGAGGGCGGCGGCATCGAGTCGATCGAAGGGCTCGAGGTGGGCGAGAATCTGAACGGTCTGAGCCTGAATCGTGTTCATGGCAGGATGCTCCCTGAGCGTCATGATGCGGGGTCTGGCCGACATTCTTCCGCAAGTGTAGATGCAGAAAACATGTTGATCCTAGTGGCATATGTCGCGTTTTGCTGCTGACTACCTCTTCAGAGGTATTGGTGGTAAGTCGAAAGTGTCGGATTTTTATGGCTTTTTTTTGAACGAGAAATATTCGGTTACGGATTGAGGTATATGGAGGTATCTCCCATGAATCCAGCGGCGGCTGCGTCCAGGCGCGGATTGCGCGGACTCATGCAGCGCATCTGGCGCATGATCGCGGGTCGTGCCGTGCTGCTGCTTCTGCTGCTGGCCTTCTTTGCGGTCGCCCTCATTGGCGTCGCCGGCATCGGCGTGTCGGTCGTCGTCGTCGAGTCGGTGCAGGGAAGCGCCAGTGCTGTGAACGTCGCGGGCAGCCTGCGCCGGCTCGCCCATCGGGCTGGCGGCTTGGCGCTGGCGCGCGGTATGGGAGCTGCGGAGCAGGGCGCTGTTCGCGATGCGGTTGCCCAGTTCGAGGCTGCGCTGGAAAGCCCCGTCATCGCCAACGTGCTCGAGCGCCAGCCGAGCAGCGTCTTCGCATCGATCTTCCGTGGGGTCGAGGCCGGTTGGACGGAACGCATTCGCCCCAACCTGCTGCACATCCCCGAGGCGCCGGCAGACGATCCGCTCGCGACGGCGCACTATCGCGCGTTGCTCGCCGACGTCGATGCGTTTGCCGAGGAGATCAATACGCTGGTGGCGGTCCTGGAGCACGAGGCCGAGTCGCGCATCGGCCAATTGCGCACGCTGCTGGGGGCGGCGTTCGTGTTGCTCGTGTTCGTCATCGCTGCGGCACTGGCCGTATTGCGTCGCGGGGTCCTCGTTCCCTTGACGGACCTGCGCGCCTGCGCGGCCCGCATTGCCCGCGGCGACTTCGGCGCGCGCAGCCGCTACACCGGGCCTGACGAACTGGGGCGGGTGGGGGATGCCTTCAATGCGATGGCCGACGAGTTGTCGGTGGCTTACCGCGAACTGGAAGCCCGAGTGCAAAAGAAGACTGCCGACCTGACCCGCAGCAACCGCGCGCTCGAACTCCTGTACTACGTGATCGCGCGCCTGTACCACGCGCCCGCCAGCAGCGAGACCTATTCCGAAACGCTGCACGACCTTGAGCAGACCCTGGGTCTCAAGGGAAGCTTCATCTGCATCGAGCCCAAGCACGGCGGGCCGGCGGCCGCGATCGCCTCGACGATGGGTGACTGCGCCGAACGCACGGCGGGCAGCGAGAATTGCGCGCGCTGCTCGGGGCGTGCGGCACCATGGAGCTACCATCGCGAGGGCGACGTCGATGTACTGATGGTGCCGCTTCGCGATGCCGAGCGGCACTACGGCATGCTGCGCCTCGCGCTGCCGCTTGGGCAGCGACTGGCGGAATGGGAGCGCGACCTGCTCGAGGCCGTGTCGCGCCACATGGGTATCGCGCTCGGCATCTCGCGCCAGAGCGAGCGCGAGCGCCTGCTCTCGCTTCAGGAAGAACGTTCGATCATCGCTCGCGAACTCCACGATTCGCTTGCGCAGTCGCTGTCCTTCATGAAGATTCAGGTAAGCCTGCTGTCCTCGGCGCTGGCCGGGCCGAAGCCGCGCGAAGACGCCGCGCCAATCCTCGGCGACCTGCGCGAGGGCATCAACGTCGCCTACCGTCAGTTGCGGGAACTGCTCACGAGCTTCCGACTGCGTATCGAGGGCGACTTCGC
This genomic interval carries:
- a CDS encoding LysE family translocator; protein product: MFDLPLMTYVVTMSVTPGPNNLMLAASGVNFGFRRTLPHMLGVSIGHGVQVVLVASLLAWIMAWLEALRVPLVIAGCAYLLWLAWRQARAGEPASRGQARPLGFIGAALFQWVNPKAWMMVLNVAILFLPRDGGWQGAAELAWWCAAVNLPCIALWAFAGDRMGVILKSPLALRAFNWTMAALLGATAAWILIDELLSK
- a CDS encoding DUF3460 family protein, whose translation is MAMYESEHTKFMREWLEKHPKELEEQKQGRALWWDKPQDVATQKRFDESRVPVKAYYYDTHY
- a CDS encoding exonuclease domain-containing protein; translation: MSLPDSLVLIDVETTGANPLRDRVTEIAVLRVERGEVVERWETLVNPECPIPPLIQRLVGITDAMVADAPTFATIADQVRARLGGAVFVAHNARFDYGFIRSEFSRIDQSFDAPVLCTVKLSRALYPEHHRHGLDALIERHGFTCGARHRAMGDTEVLWQFARLVTASFAPEVLARAVERAMKRPARAVELPEGVLEGLPESPGLYYLYGDNDQLLYLGRSACLRARVMEHFAPGVKGKDAELAQRVRRVDWEESAGELTATLQEAALLRRRCPQYNRAAGSAEVFGLQYVSGRRRPPILQRVPLTGSDPAAWSDVHGTFRTKQEADNLLRELAQAYQLCLKRLGLEGGKEGACAAHAAKRCAGVCAGKESIAAHDERLLGALGAVKLRPWSWTGPVVVAERCPHSGSEAWHVFDRWCLLGSADSLSALEALGAELPPRRFDLDIYRILVRWLAADGNRERVEPFSA
- a CDS encoding Crp/Fnr family transcriptional regulator; this encodes MNTIQAQTVQILAHLEPFDRLDAAALGRLAHGVRSLRASRGEILMHRGAEPGGMYLVLEGEIKLFLISSAGAEKVVRLAGPGDTFCEENIFSDSCTSLAAQATRNGTVLHIQRGALQAAMSAQPAFAMALMARLSERMRELVDGMEQCTQRSSTQRVAHYLVQHAGSDDGEVHLPCDKQTIASQLNLTPETFSRVLNRLRRDGFIIPRGRRAITLTNRLQLERIAA
- a CDS encoding ATP-binding protein, whose amino-acid sequence is MQRIWRMIAGRAVLLLLLLAFFAVALIGVAGIGVSVVVVESVQGSASAVNVAGSLRRLAHRAGGLALARGMGAAEQGAVRDAVAQFEAALESPVIANVLERQPSSVFASIFRGVEAGWTERIRPNLLHIPEAPADDPLATAHYRALLADVDAFAEEINTLVAVLEHEAESRIGQLRTLLGAAFVLLVFVIAAALAVLRRGVLVPLTDLRACAARIARGDFGARSRYTGPDELGRVGDAFNAMADELSVAYRELEARVQKKTADLTRSNRALELLYYVIARLYHAPASSETYSETLHDLEQTLGLKGSFICIEPKHGGPAAAIASTMGDCAERTAGSENCARCSGRAAPWSYHREGDVDVLMVPLRDAERHYGMLRLALPLGQRLAEWERDLLEAVSRHMGIALGISRQSERERLLSLQEERSIIARELHDSLAQSLSFMKIQVSLLSSALAGPKPREDAAPILGDLREGINVAYRQLRELLTSFRLRIEGDFARLLGNTVSEFAARSGLPIRLELDLAGGHLNPNQEIHVLHIVREALSNAVRHAQATDIRVALAPGPDGEIEVVVEDDGCGVGDGARVAAQHFGLTIMAERARGLGGSFEVQDRPGGGTRIVVRFMPEAAEMHPQISIAVEGK